The following proteins come from a genomic window of Mesorhizobium sp. 113-3-3:
- a CDS encoding HAD family hydrolase, which yields MQLMLERLAARITQADIDLQSSERFRIDRLLDRDSHGEILQRPPGDDVYRFIGHCDAMFPDGGGLTETVNKLHKPDDRLLRRDVRDAHHKAQIKAEDIPTVLDEFGDSIKVLSLDCFDTLLWRKTATPRDVFAVLADNPVARRLGITPHQRISAAARARRAKPLENGSREIDIGDIYRPFTSLSGEERELLAEAEIRTEISVCFAFSPYVELIRLAHARGIKIIVVSDTYLREDELRRLLARHLPADVMQAISKIYCSVDYGTSKSHALFEIVIKECGVPASQLLHIGDNDVADAQAPRKLGVRALHFLQFDHEVADFLRLQHAASSLILLEQAAPEAGILPCYSPFRPIFAVANLQPYAPETVIGYMSFGPVLYAYARFLMDEVEALQQQGRRVKVFFLLRDAYLLSAACEAYARKPVGKLVRIRKFFAVAASFKTRADVDYYISGIEPAYDNLHATAKQLLLPAEVTELLIRIAHQSDDPKTAFHQLLHDDDVLELIFKNSFALRARLMRYMSKELELEEGDTIILADIGYNGKTQEYLVRTFKEELKVDILGRYLVASDEPYRAANSKALITSPWWNYTLFEQCCAVKEGAVVDYDFDGEPVLGEIKQSERQYEKVANVQAECLRFVDDARTFFTNAGVTHEYSILQRAAHAALFRHAYMPIEAELEYFKDFQHDKFMGPDRKKTIYHLESARENVRCLPSPYRLGAYETRSLGLDFTFSGLVQRSLQIDLDPEDMNVRFSPLKVSVGSTHDSKIFLLRAHHLHDGYFSIILPYVSGTSVKMLLGEHYEWLQISGIQVLNNARSVCRNVSSSLDLEEINREGEIYRCLSQASVATIRSVDLQQFKTPHYYHMIFRPLVSRASDPSRRAGASQ from the coding sequence GCGGACTGACAGAAACGGTCAACAAACTGCACAAACCAGATGATCGCCTGCTCCGGAGAGACGTGCGGGATGCTCACCATAAGGCGCAAATAAAGGCCGAGGATATTCCCACTGTTCTGGACGAATTTGGGGATTCGATAAAGGTACTCTCACTTGACTGTTTCGATACGTTGCTATGGCGTAAGACAGCGACACCTAGAGACGTTTTCGCCGTGCTGGCCGATAATCCCGTCGCGCGAAGGTTAGGGATAACTCCTCACCAACGCATTAGCGCTGCTGCACGTGCCCGTCGAGCGAAGCCTTTAGAGAACGGATCCAGGGAGATCGATATCGGTGATATTTATCGGCCTTTTACATCGCTTTCTGGTGAGGAACGGGAGCTATTGGCCGAGGCGGAAATCCGAACCGAAATTAGCGTTTGCTTTGCATTCTCACCGTACGTAGAACTGATCAGGCTGGCGCACGCCCGTGGTATCAAAATTATCGTCGTGAGCGATACGTATTTGCGCGAAGACGAGTTAAGGCGCCTCTTGGCTCGGCATTTGCCTGCAGACGTTATGCAGGCAATCAGCAAGATTTACTGCTCTGTCGATTATGGGACGTCGAAGAGCCACGCCCTTTTTGAAATTGTAATCAAAGAGTGTGGCGTGCCTGCATCGCAACTACTTCACATCGGAGATAATGACGTAGCCGATGCGCAAGCGCCGCGGAAATTGGGGGTACGTGCGCTGCATTTCCTGCAGTTCGATCATGAAGTCGCAGACTTTTTGCGCCTACAGCACGCAGCATCTTCGTTGATTTTACTCGAACAAGCAGCACCTGAAGCAGGCATTTTGCCATGCTATAGTCCATTTCGACCAATTTTTGCTGTAGCAAACCTGCAGCCGTACGCGCCTGAGACGGTGATCGGCTACATGTCGTTTGGTCCGGTGCTATATGCCTATGCCCGTTTTCTTATGGACGAGGTGGAGGCACTGCAACAGCAGGGCAGGCGAGTAAAAGTCTTCTTTCTGTTGCGTGATGCTTATCTTCTTTCAGCTGCGTGTGAAGCCTATGCGCGCAAGCCGGTCGGCAAGCTGGTGCGAATCCGCAAATTCTTTGCTGTTGCGGCCTCTTTCAAAACCCGCGCCGATGTCGATTATTACATCAGCGGGATCGAGCCCGCATATGACAATCTTCATGCCACTGCAAAACAGCTTTTGCTTCCGGCTGAAGTGACGGAATTGTTAATACGGATCGCCCATCAATCTGACGATCCAAAAACGGCGTTCCATCAGTTGCTGCACGACGACGATGTGTTGGAGTTGATATTCAAGAACTCCTTTGCTTTGCGTGCCCGCTTGATGCGCTATATGTCAAAGGAATTGGAGTTGGAGGAAGGCGATACCATCATCCTGGCGGACATAGGCTATAACGGCAAAACGCAGGAATATTTGGTCCGCACCTTCAAAGAAGAATTGAAAGTCGACATACTCGGCCGCTATCTGGTCGCGTCCGACGAACCGTACCGTGCGGCGAACAGCAAAGCACTCATTACGTCGCCCTGGTGGAATTACACTTTATTTGAGCAATGCTGCGCTGTCAAGGAAGGAGCGGTTGTGGACTATGATTTTGACGGCGAGCCAGTCCTTGGGGAGATCAAACAAAGTGAGAGGCAGTACGAGAAAGTTGCCAATGTTCAAGCTGAATGCTTGCGGTTCGTCGATGATGCAAGGACGTTTTTTACCAATGCTGGTGTGACGCACGAGTATTCTATTTTGCAGCGGGCCGCCCATGCGGCTCTATTCCGTCATGCCTACATGCCTATTGAAGCGGAGCTGGAATATTTCAAGGACTTCCAGCACGACAAGTTTATGGGGCCAGATCGCAAGAAGACGATCTATCATCTAGAAAGTGCTCGGGAAAATGTGAGGTGCCTGCCCTCACCTTATCGGCTGGGTGCATATGAAACGCGCAGCTTGGGTCTTGATTTCACATTCAGCGGTCTAGTACAAAGAAGTCTTCAAATCGATCTAGACCCAGAAGATATGAATGTGCGTTTTTCACCTTTGAAAGTCTCGGTAGGGAGCACACACGATTCCAAGATCTTCTTGCTTAGAGCGCACCATCTACATGACGGATATTTCTCCATTATACTGCCGTATGTAAGCGGCACCAGTGTGAAAATGCTCCTCGGGGAGCACTACGAATGGTTGCAAATAAGCGGTATACAAGTTTTGAATAATGCAAGAAGCGTGTGTAGGAATGTGTCGAGCTCTCTCGATCTGGAAGAGATCAACCGGGAGGGAGAGATTTACCGGTGCCTGTCACAGGCAAGTGTCGCGACAATACGGTCCGTTGATTTGCAACAGTTCAAAACGCCTCATTACTATCATATGATCTTTCGCCCATTGGTTTCGAGGGCATCTGATCCGTCGCGGAGGGCAGGCGCCTCGCAATAA
- a CDS encoding NAD(P)/FAD-dependent oxidoreductase, which translates to MKSAIVLGAGMIGVATALHLQQRGWSIVLLDRKEPGRETSYVNAGIIQSEAVRPYEMSHDWREIANIALGRCNKVRYHLAALPRHLGPLLGYWWHSFPVRHARASEAYAQIIGCAAREHEVFIRQSNARHLIRRDGFRFLYRQQSAFEEAVAAAESLRQAYGVKFSPMSPSDLKKAEPALADAGVGALHWLEPWAALDPGALVSAYADLFMRLGGRIVRGDAQSLAKTGSGWSVIADDGRMEAEAAVVALGPWSPDLLKRFGYWFPMVRKRGYYRHYAGGSRLDVPLCDPANGYVLAPMAKGARITTGAELAAPGAKPDFSQLAHAEQAAGKLIMLGRPLEPEPGYGTRPCMPDMLPVVGAAPRHRGLWLHFGHGHQGFTLGPATGRVIAELMNNEVSMTNPLPYRPERYCI; encoded by the coding sequence ATGAAAAGTGCAATTGTTCTAGGTGCCGGCATGATCGGCGTAGCCACCGCCTTGCATCTGCAGCAGCGGGGTTGGTCAATTGTGCTCCTCGATCGCAAGGAACCAGGACGTGAAACGAGTTACGTCAATGCGGGGATTATCCAGAGTGAAGCCGTGCGACCATATGAAATGTCGCATGACTGGCGCGAAATCGCTAATATTGCGCTCGGTCGCTGCAATAAGGTGCGCTATCATCTTGCCGCGCTACCGCGTCACCTTGGCCCGCTGTTGGGCTACTGGTGGCATTCATTTCCTGTGCGGCACGCGCGCGCTTCAGAGGCATACGCGCAAATTATTGGCTGCGCGGCTCGGGAGCATGAGGTTTTTATCCGGCAATCTAACGCGCGCCATTTGATTCGCCGTGACGGCTTTCGGTTTTTATACCGCCAACAGTCGGCTTTTGAGGAGGCAGTCGCAGCGGCTGAAAGTTTGCGCCAGGCCTATGGTGTCAAGTTCAGCCCTATGTCGCCGTCGGATCTGAAGAAAGCTGAACCAGCGCTCGCCGATGCTGGCGTTGGCGCTCTGCATTGGCTGGAGCCATGGGCAGCATTGGACCCCGGTGCGCTAGTTTCCGCGTACGCCGATCTATTCATGCGACTGGGCGGACGCATCGTTCGCGGCGACGCGCAAAGCCTAGCTAAGACCGGCAGCGGCTGGTCGGTTATTGCCGACGATGGGCGAATGGAGGCGGAAGCAGCAGTGGTTGCCCTTGGACCATGGTCGCCTGATTTGTTGAAGCGCTTTGGTTACTGGTTTCCCATGGTGCGCAAGCGCGGGTATTATCGGCACTATGCGGGCGGGAGTCGGCTCGATGTACCGCTCTGTGATCCGGCCAATGGCTATGTCTTGGCGCCGATGGCGAAGGGTGCGCGCATCACGACCGGCGCTGAGCTTGCGGCGCCCGGCGCCAAACCAGACTTCTCGCAGCTTGCGCACGCCGAGCAAGCTGCGGGTAAATTGATCATGCTGGGCCGGCCTCTCGAGCCGGAGCCCGGGTATGGCACACGACCTTGTATGCCAGATATGTTGCCCGTCGTAGGCGCTGCGCCGCGTCATCGCGGCCTGTGGTTGCACTTCGGACATGGCCACCAAGGCTTTACATTGGGACCTGCAACCGGGCGTGTGATTGCCGAACTTATGAACAACGAAGTATCGATGACCAATCCGCTTCCTTACCGGCCTGAGCGCTACTGTATTTGA
- a CDS encoding transposase, with the protein MTRSNRSVCIERFNGEIKRRNHVVDIFPNDGSGILRSLKTQNG; encoded by the coding sequence ATGACGAGAAGTAACCGCAGCGTCTGCATCGAGCGGTTCAATGGTGAGATCAAGCGACGCAACCATGTCGTCGACATCTTTCCCAATGACGGATCGGGAATCCTGCGCAGCCTCAAGACGCAAAATGGATAG
- a CDS encoding amidohydrolase/deacetylase family metallohydrolase, translating into MAYDLILRSGRVIDPSQTLDATMDVAFLDGKVAAIGSQLESEGTVERDVSGLIVTPGLLDLHTHVYWGGTSLGIDAEAFGRASGVTTVVDTGSAGPGNFAGFRQHIIEKSQVRILALLNVSFAGIYGYGSQVGESEEIRLLSPVLSVEVIEANRDVIAGVKVRVGKYASGNSGLAPLDIALQVADETCLPLMAHIDFPPPSYEEVVSRLRRGDILTHAFRPFPNAPVNSRGSIRAAVREARERGVLFDIGHGQGSFAFKTARAMLADGFQPDTISSDIHAASIDGPVFDQTTTLSKFLCLGMSLNEVITASTLNAASALRRPELGSLKPGSTGDATILTLEEGSFDYIDCMNEVMCGDKRLVARGVVLNGRWWHPWDDDRQAAAKRAPISSHSKKQ; encoded by the coding sequence ATGGCTTATGATTTGATCCTCAGGAGCGGCCGCGTCATTGACCCCTCTCAAACGCTGGACGCGACTATGGACGTAGCCTTCCTCGACGGGAAGGTGGCCGCTATCGGTTCGCAACTCGAATCAGAGGGGACAGTTGAGCGGGATGTCTCAGGCCTTATTGTAACCCCCGGTCTTCTCGATCTTCATACGCATGTGTACTGGGGCGGAACGTCCTTGGGCATCGATGCCGAAGCGTTCGGTCGCGCCAGCGGGGTCACGACTGTTGTCGATACTGGGAGCGCCGGCCCAGGAAACTTTGCCGGCTTTCGGCAACACATCATTGAGAAGTCTCAAGTCCGTATCTTGGCGTTGCTCAATGTATCCTTTGCGGGGATATATGGTTATGGATCTCAGGTCGGGGAAAGTGAAGAGATAAGGTTGCTGTCTCCGGTGCTCAGCGTCGAGGTAATCGAAGCAAATCGGGACGTGATCGCGGGAGTAAAGGTTCGGGTCGGAAAGTACGCTTCAGGGAATTCCGGTCTCGCCCCGCTCGACATTGCCTTGCAGGTTGCCGATGAAACCTGCTTACCGTTGATGGCCCATATCGATTTCCCGCCACCCTCGTATGAAGAGGTCGTCTCCCGTCTCAGACGCGGCGATATCCTCACCCATGCCTTTCGACCCTTCCCGAATGCACCCGTCAATTCGCGGGGCTCCATCAGGGCAGCCGTGCGGGAAGCACGTGAACGCGGGGTTCTTTTCGATATCGGCCACGGTCAGGGGTCGTTCGCCTTCAAGACGGCCCGTGCCATGCTGGCCGATGGATTCCAGCCCGATACGATTTCGTCGGATATTCATGCCGCCAGCATTGACGGACCGGTCTTTGATCAGACGACGACCCTGTCAAAGTTTCTATGTCTGGGGATGTCGCTGAACGAGGTTATCACTGCTTCGACCCTTAACGCTGCATCAGCGCTCCGCCGGCCGGAGCTTGGATCGCTCAAGCCGGGCTCCACAGGGGACGCCACGATCCTCACCCTAGAGGAAGGTTCCTTCGACTATATCGATTGCATGAATGAGGTCATGTGCGGAGACAAAAGGCTTGTTGCGCGGGGAGTGGTCCTGAACGGCCGCTGGTGGCATCCCTGGGACGACGACCGGCAGGCAGCCGCGAAACGGGCACCGATATCAAGCCACAGCAAAAAGCAGTGA
- a CDS encoding FkbM family methyltransferase: protein MLSQFENQSINQEVARLNLPNSRIKHFAPASYAQAGEDVIVEGILAAKLCKSQRSWASVFYVEIGANHPISTSSTYLMYQRGARGVLVEPNPELEALIRTARPEDVLVRSVVLPAPQASAKLFIGNAHELSSVDKAHIESFGDFNGIGGIREHIEVSAIGINELLTPYANKVDFLSIDCEGLDHDLIKAIDYERIRPAVIQCEPSEHHLKGIRGKIINLMERRSYRLAAMTDINVIFERLT, encoded by the coding sequence ATGTTGTCCCAGTTTGAAAACCAGTCCATAAACCAGGAGGTCGCTAGGCTCAATCTGCCGAACTCTCGGATCAAGCACTTCGCGCCGGCTAGTTACGCACAAGCCGGAGAAGACGTTATTGTCGAAGGAATTTTGGCTGCAAAACTCTGTAAGAGCCAAAGATCTTGGGCCAGTGTGTTCTATGTCGAGATCGGCGCTAATCACCCCATCTCTACCTCAAGTACCTATCTTATGTACCAAAGAGGCGCACGAGGTGTTCTGGTTGAACCCAATCCTGAATTGGAAGCGCTGATCCGCACTGCGCGCCCGGAAGACGTTCTCGTGCGATCCGTTGTCTTGCCCGCTCCGCAAGCGTCTGCCAAGCTCTTCATCGGAAACGCCCATGAGCTTTCCTCTGTGGATAAGGCACATATTGAAAGTTTCGGCGATTTCAACGGTATAGGAGGTATCCGAGAACACATCGAGGTGAGCGCGATCGGTATCAATGAACTATTGACCCCATATGCCAATAAGGTCGATTTCTTATCGATTGATTGCGAAGGACTGGATCACGATCTCATTAAGGCCATTGACTACGAGCGCATCAGACCTGCTGTCATCCAATGCGAGCCAAGTGAGCATCATCTAAAGGGCATCAGGGGCAAGATCATCAATCTGATGGAACGCAGATCATACCGGCTTGCTGCAATGACTGACATCAACGTCATCTTCGAGCGATTGACCTAA
- a CDS encoding GHMP family kinase ATP-binding protein codes for MSTSELLEAAADEVWRPYMSYQTFDRADGVQIIAADEQQPRVQCSDALCCGTFGELLQGELPVDSASRDSHFLVTMPIALFARAHFMPIAGTRSVTVYPPHKVKAKRLAENLVIALGASGGILFLQSELLEGKGLASSSADLVATARSIACCFKRRVRTSLIEKFMAEIEPSDGVMYPGVVAYQQRACSLLSFLGQMPPLAIVGIDEGGTVETVDYDQRRGEISGSHRAEYRELLDRARIAIPRGDTATIGRIATASSLLHQERTPKKHLNSMLKASEATDALGVIVAHSGTMIGILLDRMAADFPRKLRSVLTHVSPLDNSPKIYLTMTGCR; via the coding sequence ATGTCGACTAGCGAACTTCTCGAAGCGGCCGCCGATGAAGTTTGGCGGCCATACATGTCTTACCAAACGTTCGATCGCGCAGATGGGGTCCAGATTATCGCGGCGGACGAGCAGCAGCCTAGGGTTCAGTGCAGCGACGCTCTTTGTTGCGGCACATTCGGCGAGTTGCTGCAAGGCGAGTTGCCGGTCGACTCCGCATCAAGGGACTCTCACTTCTTGGTCACGATGCCGATCGCACTGTTTGCGCGTGCCCACTTTATGCCGATTGCAGGCACACGGTCTGTAACCGTTTATCCGCCACATAAAGTCAAAGCAAAACGATTGGCCGAGAATCTCGTGATTGCGCTCGGCGCCTCGGGAGGAATCCTCTTTTTACAATCGGAGCTCCTTGAAGGCAAAGGGCTGGCGAGTTCGTCTGCGGATCTTGTTGCGACTGCACGGTCAATCGCCTGCTGCTTCAAACGTAGGGTTCGGACATCGTTGATTGAGAAGTTCATGGCGGAGATCGAGCCATCCGACGGGGTGATGTACCCGGGAGTGGTCGCATATCAGCAGCGAGCATGTAGCCTTCTCTCCTTCCTTGGGCAAATGCCGCCGCTTGCAATCGTTGGCATCGATGAAGGAGGGACCGTCGAAACCGTCGACTATGATCAACGGCGAGGTGAAATCTCCGGCAGTCACAGAGCAGAGTATCGCGAATTACTCGACCGCGCACGGATAGCAATTCCGCGCGGTGATACGGCCACCATAGGCAGAATAGCTACAGCCAGCTCGCTCCTGCATCAGGAGCGAACTCCAAAGAAGCATCTGAACTCGATGCTGAAAGCATCCGAGGCCACTGACGCTCTCGGGGTCATAGTCGCGCACAGCGGCACCATGATTGGAATCCTGCTTGATCGAATGGCGGCTGACTTTCCACGGAAGCTTCGGTCTGTGCTCACCCATGTATCGCCGCTCGACAACTCGCCAAAAATATATCTGACCATGACTGGCTGCCGGTGA
- a CDS encoding cysteine synthase family protein, producing MDAIRKRPPFAGYSDAYALPSIIRCEANLYLAQFAFMKLLPAKYIIEQALARGTLTHGMKVLETSSGTFALGLAVVCRERGFQLEIFTDPVMDKGLENRLSSLGAEVFIITEKAKQGGYQRSRLDALTARMRQLGHSCFWPRQYETPDNPAAYELFADQISGMLDADVTLVGSVGSGGSTCGTIERLRHKAPGARLIGVDTFNSVIFGQQDGERKLRGLGNSLVPKNVKHELYDEVHFISAPLAFAATRTLHERHAIFAGPTSGASYIVGRWRARQYPGETVVVICPDEGHRYVEAVYDHEWLKQNGCLHEGVLLDAPTTQNHPSTALPPWNRYLWKRKSREAVLNAPEDAS from the coding sequence ATGGACGCTATCCGCAAACGCCCGCCATTCGCTGGATATTCTGATGCCTATGCTCTTCCCAGCATTATTAGGTGTGAGGCAAATCTCTATCTTGCGCAGTTCGCGTTCATGAAGCTTCTCCCTGCGAAGTACATCATTGAGCAAGCGCTGGCTCGAGGGACGTTGACGCACGGCATGAAAGTTCTCGAGACCTCGAGCGGAACCTTCGCGCTGGGTTTGGCCGTAGTTTGCCGGGAACGCGGATTCCAGCTCGAAATCTTCACAGACCCGGTGATGGACAAAGGCCTGGAAAACAGGCTGAGCTCCTTGGGAGCCGAAGTCTTCATAATAACTGAAAAGGCGAAGCAGGGAGGCTATCAAAGAAGCCGCCTCGACGCACTAACTGCTAGGATGAGACAGTTGGGCCACTCCTGCTTCTGGCCCCGGCAATACGAAACACCCGACAACCCCGCGGCCTATGAGCTCTTCGCCGATCAGATATCGGGGATGTTGGATGCCGACGTAACGTTGGTCGGTTCTGTGGGGTCAGGCGGCTCAACTTGCGGAACGATCGAGCGCCTCCGCCATAAAGCCCCTGGCGCGCGCCTGATTGGAGTGGACACCTTCAATAGCGTCATTTTTGGCCAACAGGATGGCGAACGGAAACTGCGGGGGCTGGGGAACAGTCTTGTCCCCAAGAACGTGAAGCATGAACTCTACGACGAGGTGCATTTCATCTCGGCTCCGCTCGCATTTGCTGCTACGCGAACCCTCCACGAGCGGCACGCCATTTTCGCCGGTCCGACCTCGGGAGCGAGCTACATCGTCGGGCGTTGGCGCGCTCGGCAGTATCCAGGAGAAACCGTAGTCGTCATATGTCCTGATGAGGGCCACCGCTATGTCGAAGCCGTTTACGACCACGAGTGGCTCAAGCAGAACGGATGTCTACATGAGGGTGTTCTGCTGGACGCGCCGACAACCCAAAATCACCCTTCGACTGCCCTCCCACCATGGAACCGATATCTCTGGAAGCGGAAAAGCCGGGAAGCTGTCCTAAACGCTCCGGAGGACGCGTCATGA
- a CDS encoding lyase family protein codes for MMNRGSFLFVESNTTGTGELLLKRARLLGFETYLVTRNPARYPFLKDSVTRVIEAETRSPDELVRIAAKLRGLAGIYSSSDYFVEAASSAAMEMGLPAANSEAIATCRNKWKQAAELQRQSIAIPETRLATSVRDVENILAQATLPVVVKPVSGSGSSGVRLCDSATAAIKAFESARGSLLDQVDLPSPDILIQQYVEGKEYSAEIIACDGTLHCLGILAKHKGPPPCFVEIGHDFPAPLPEPSLKELASFAAGAVSALGLNFGPVHVEFVIAESGPVIIEVNPRLAGGMIPVMLSHALGTSILDMVIRLYAGEGFTPPQASARAGAIRFRLAQTSGKLKRLGFSGNPEPTVPEAGLLKSEGEEVQINGDFRDRVAYAIGVADELNAAAAGAERMIDSLVIDIEAAAGDSDIKQVAGLSEAGWHLHPVAMKLLAPPIELSRDGRLLQHQAAIDEAHLVMLADQGLVSQAAAADLLKHILDLQDEGFKSLEGREAPRGLYLAYEAELATRAGPEKAGWLHLARSRNDLNATISLLVLREAASSISQQIGIAQGALLQRVEEASSLVAPLYSQYQIALPGSPGHYLLGVFFALGRERQRLHSLLEDIRNCPMGAGAGGGTSMPIDPSKTASLLGFQEPSFNSLDAVASRDHHLHGLSIFASISTLLSRVAQDLQVWTTREFALIDVPRNLAGRSSMLPQKKNPFLLEHIKGSASTVIGAYVSAATATCKAPFSNSIEASTYGCSPLRLSEEALQRAISLTSLIVKYMSFNVRSMRDHLEDGSSMTAIAAERMASRGIPFRNAHATIGQIARRLSQDSSVAERRSALASQLAGVFPASLEECRDALQFGGGPGKRSTDDQLSVAKTHFRDMELKCAEISERWAHAEMYRKRRVKELVDTHRVP; via the coding sequence ATGATGAACAGAGGTAGCTTCCTTTTCGTGGAAAGCAACACGACTGGCACTGGCGAACTATTGCTGAAGCGGGCCCGACTCCTGGGCTTTGAGACCTACCTCGTTACCCGCAATCCGGCGCGGTATCCGTTTCTTAAGGACTCGGTGACCCGGGTGATCGAAGCTGAAACGCGCAGTCCGGACGAACTCGTCAGGATCGCTGCCAAACTAAGAGGCCTGGCAGGTATATACTCGTCGTCGGATTATTTTGTGGAAGCAGCGTCAAGCGCGGCGATGGAGATGGGCCTACCAGCAGCGAATTCGGAGGCCATAGCCACATGCCGGAACAAATGGAAGCAAGCGGCCGAGTTGCAGCGGCAATCTATCGCGATCCCTGAAACACGACTGGCCACTTCCGTCAGAGACGTCGAGAATATTCTTGCCCAAGCCACTCTACCGGTGGTCGTCAAGCCGGTGTCCGGCAGTGGCAGCAGCGGCGTGAGGTTGTGCGACAGTGCCACAGCCGCCATCAAGGCGTTTGAAAGTGCAAGGGGTTCACTGCTCGATCAAGTGGATCTGCCCAGCCCAGACATCCTCATCCAGCAGTATGTGGAGGGTAAGGAATATTCTGCGGAGATAATTGCGTGCGACGGGACGCTGCATTGCCTTGGAATTCTTGCCAAGCACAAGGGGCCGCCTCCCTGCTTCGTTGAGATAGGGCACGACTTCCCCGCCCCGCTACCGGAGCCATCCCTCAAGGAATTGGCTTCATTTGCCGCAGGCGCGGTGTCGGCTCTGGGCCTGAATTTCGGACCGGTTCATGTGGAGTTCGTGATAGCGGAGTCGGGCCCCGTCATCATTGAGGTCAACCCCAGGCTGGCTGGAGGGATGATTCCAGTCATGCTTTCCCACGCCCTAGGAACGTCAATCCTTGACATGGTGATTAGACTTTACGCGGGAGAAGGGTTCACGCCTCCACAGGCGAGCGCAAGGGCGGGGGCCATCCGCTTCCGACTTGCTCAGACGTCCGGAAAGCTCAAACGCTTGGGCTTTTCTGGAAACCCAGAGCCTACAGTGCCTGAAGCAGGTCTTCTGAAATCTGAGGGGGAGGAAGTTCAAATAAATGGCGACTTCAGAGACCGGGTAGCCTACGCCATAGGCGTCGCTGATGAACTCAATGCCGCCGCCGCGGGCGCTGAACGGATGATTGATTCCCTTGTGATCGATATCGAGGCGGCCGCAGGCGATTCGGACATCAAGCAAGTCGCTGGGTTAAGCGAAGCCGGGTGGCACCTACATCCTGTAGCGATGAAGTTGCTCGCCCCGCCTATAGAACTCTCGCGCGATGGCCGCCTTCTGCAGCACCAGGCGGCCATAGACGAAGCACATCTGGTGATGCTTGCGGACCAGGGCCTGGTCAGCCAGGCAGCCGCTGCCGATCTCCTCAAGCACATCTTGGACCTCCAGGACGAGGGGTTTAAGTCTTTGGAGGGCCGCGAGGCTCCGCGTGGCCTCTACCTTGCCTATGAGGCCGAACTTGCCACCAGAGCTGGCCCGGAAAAGGCCGGCTGGTTGCACCTTGCGAGATCTCGTAACGACTTGAACGCGACCATTTCTCTTCTGGTCCTTCGGGAAGCCGCGTCTTCCATCTCTCAACAGATAGGAATTGCACAAGGTGCCCTGCTTCAACGGGTGGAGGAAGCATCGAGCCTTGTGGCTCCGTTGTACAGTCAGTACCAGATCGCACTCCCCGGATCGCCAGGGCACTATCTGCTTGGCGTCTTTTTCGCTCTGGGGCGCGAGCGCCAGCGCCTCCATAGCCTTCTGGAAGACATCAGGAACTGCCCTATGGGAGCTGGTGCCGGCGGAGGCACCAGTATGCCGATTGATCCTTCGAAAACCGCAAGTCTTCTAGGATTTCAAGAGCCGTCGTTCAACTCCCTTGATGCGGTCGCGAGCCGCGACCATCACCTGCACGGGCTTTCAATCTTTGCTAGCATCTCAACCTTGCTCAGTCGTGTGGCCCAGGATCTGCAGGTCTGGACAACACGCGAATTCGCTCTCATCGATGTTCCTCGAAATCTTGCCGGCCGCTCGTCCATGCTGCCGCAAAAGAAGAACCCGTTCCTACTTGAACACATCAAGGGGTCGGCAAGCACCGTAATTGGCGCATACGTTTCTGCGGCAACGGCTACCTGCAAAGCGCCTTTCAGCAACTCGATTGAAGCAAGCACCTACGGCTGCTCTCCTCTCAGGCTTTCAGAGGAGGCCCTGCAGAGAGCCATCAGCCTCACATCGCTCATCGTAAAGTACATGTCGTTCAACGTGAGGTCGATGCGCGATCATCTCGAAGACGGGTCATCAATGACGGCCATCGCCGCCGAACGGATGGCGTCGCGAGGCATCCCTTTCAGGAATGCCCACGCAACAATTGGCCAGATCGCCAGGCGCCTGTCTCAAGATAGCTCCGTTGCGGAGCGCCGAAGCGCGTTGGCCAGCCAACTCGCTGGGGTGTTCCCGGCGAGTCTTGAAGAGTGCAGGGATGCCCTGCAGTTCGGAGGAGGACCCGGAAAACGATCAACCGATGACCAGCTTTCCGTAGCAAAAACGCATTTTCGGGATATGGAGCTGAAATGCGCCGAGATATCGGAACGCTGGGCGCACGCCGAGATGTACCGCAAACGGAGGGTGAAAGAACTCGTTGATACGCACCGGGTCCCCTGA